The following proteins come from a genomic window of Meles meles chromosome 1, mMelMel3.1 paternal haplotype, whole genome shotgun sequence:
- the LOC123925495 gene encoding translationally-controlled tumor protein-like, protein MIIYLDTINSDEMFSKIWDGPWVMHRVGEDGSKREGNIDDSLIGGNASTKGPKGEGTESIVITGVDIVMNHHLQETGFIEEAYKKYIKDDMKSIKGKLEALRPERRKPFMTEATEKIKHIFANFKNYEFFIGENMNSDGMVALLDYHEDGGTPYMISFKGGLEMEKCS, encoded by the coding sequence ATGATCATCTACCTGGACACCATTAACAGTGATGAGATGTTCTCCAAGATATGGGATGGCCCATGGGTTATGCACAGAGTTGGGGAAGATGGCAGTAAGAGAGAGGGTAACATTGATGACTCACTTATTGGTGGAAATGCCTCCACCAAAGGTCCCAAGGGTGAAGGGACTGAAAGCATAGTTATCACTGGTGTTGATATTGTCATGAACCATCACTTACAGGAAACTGGCTTCATAGAAGAAGCCTACAAGAAGTACATCAAAGATGACATGAAATCAATCAAAGGTAAACTTGAAGCACTGAGgccagaaagaagaaaacctttTATGACAGAGGCTACAGAAAAAATCAAGCATATCTTTGCTAATTTCAAAAACTACGAGTTCTTTATTGGTGAAAACATGAATTCAGATGGGATGGTTGCTCTGCTGGACTACCATGAGGATGGTGGGACCCCATATATGATTTCCTTTAAGGGTggtttagaaatggaaaaatgttcatga